A single Paraburkholderia megapolitana DNA region contains:
- a CDS encoding GNAT family N-acetyltransferase, giving the protein MRQRTPYPFPEKIVLAGEFVALEPLSAEHLDDLWAAASRSDRSFDHLRYGPFETRASLSQVVQDLSSRDHQPFWAVRDSGTREVNGWLSLCDVYPQDGAIEIGSIWFSALMQRSRASTEAIFLLMRYALDALGYQRLVWRCSARNAASIGAAQRFGFVHEGVWRQAILIKGHQVDLAWFSILAEEWPARRRAIEAWLRKENFSPDGVALTRLSRDAKSELRCDTV; this is encoded by the coding sequence ATGCGGCAGCGAACCCCTTACCCGTTTCCGGAGAAAATTGTGCTCGCCGGAGAATTCGTGGCCTTGGAGCCACTTTCTGCCGAGCATCTGGATGACCTTTGGGCTGCCGCCTCGCGAAGCGATCGCAGCTTCGATCACCTGCGCTATGGACCGTTCGAAACGAGGGCGTCTCTGTCGCAGGTCGTTCAAGACCTTTCGTCCCGTGATCATCAGCCGTTTTGGGCCGTCCGAGATTCAGGAACCCGGGAGGTGAACGGTTGGCTTTCACTGTGTGATGTCTATCCCCAGGACGGCGCTATAGAAATCGGAAGCATCTGGTTTTCCGCGCTTATGCAGCGATCACGCGCCTCGACCGAAGCGATCTTTCTGTTGATGCGATATGCACTGGACGCTCTTGGTTACCAACGGTTGGTTTGGCGATGCAGTGCACGAAACGCAGCCTCCATCGGGGCGGCGCAACGCTTTGGCTTTGTTCACGAGGGAGTGTGGCGTCAAGCAATTCTGATCAAGGGACATCAAGTGGACCTTGCATGGTTTTCCATACTCGCCGAAGAATGGCCAGCCCGACGCCGGGCAATAGAAGCATGGTTGCGCAAGGAAAATTTTTCTCCCGATGGTGTGGCGTTGACTCGCTTAAGTCGTGACGCTAAATCTGAACTGCGTTGCGACACGGTGTAG
- a CDS encoding LysR family transcriptional regulator produces MPALDWNDLQYVLAVARDGSYARAGRRLKTDPTTVARRVRSIESALGARLFERAMDGQMRPTEAGEVVVVRSEIVEAQICGLNAVVKGADAAVRGSVRVTSVPILVNRVLIPALPKLLVRYPDLRIDLIADSRDLNLTRRDADVAVRLARPGEEVGNGVFARRIGLLRYAVYACASQKGDPHELPWVTYEDGMAHIPQAKWIGNAAVRGAGFAAVAVNDAEPLLQSVQAGLGRSLLPCIVADRISSIVRVEVDGGSLLEREIWTLTHPDVRHLTRVSAVLDWIEATLCEREA; encoded by the coding sequence ATGCCCGCTCTCGACTGGAATGATCTGCAGTACGTGCTCGCTGTCGCCCGCGATGGTTCCTATGCCAGGGCCGGGCGGCGGCTGAAAACCGACCCCACAACAGTAGCGCGCCGGGTGCGCTCGATTGAATCGGCGCTAGGTGCGAGATTGTTTGAGCGTGCGATGGACGGTCAAATGCGCCCGACCGAAGCCGGCGAAGTCGTGGTCGTGCGTTCGGAGATTGTCGAGGCACAGATTTGCGGTCTGAATGCGGTCGTCAAAGGCGCTGATGCTGCCGTCCGTGGCTCGGTGCGCGTGACTTCCGTGCCGATCCTCGTCAATCGGGTTCTGATACCTGCGCTGCCCAAATTGCTCGTGCGATACCCCGATCTGCGAATCGATCTGATTGCCGATTCGCGTGACCTGAATTTAACCCGTCGCGATGCTGACGTCGCAGTGCGTCTCGCCCGACCGGGGGAAGAGGTCGGTAATGGCGTGTTTGCCCGTCGAATCGGATTGCTCCGTTATGCCGTGTATGCGTGCGCGTCCCAAAAGGGCGACCCGCACGAACTTCCGTGGGTTACCTATGAAGACGGGATGGCACATATTCCACAGGCGAAGTGGATCGGCAATGCAGCCGTGCGCGGTGCCGGCTTCGCGGCCGTGGCGGTCAACGACGCTGAACCCCTTCTGCAAAGCGTCCAAGCCGGACTTGGACGCTCGCTACTGCCCTGTATCGTCGCCGATCGTATTTCGAGCATTGTGCGTGTCGAGGTTGACGGTGGTTCGCTGCTCGAGAGGGAAATCTGGACGCTGACCCATCCGGATGTCCGTCACCTAACACGTGTATCGGCGGTGCTCGATTGGATCGAAGCCACCCTATGCGAGCGCGAAGCATAA
- a CDS encoding YciI family protein: MLFAVLFEDNDTCATEVRNQYMQAHLDFLAKNASMIKAAGPLRQNEDTPAGGLWLVDADAPGVVDELVRKDPFWPTGLRRSVRVLTWKQVFADGSRLGT; encoded by the coding sequence ATGCTGTTCGCGGTTCTATTCGAAGACAACGACACCTGCGCGACCGAGGTGCGCAACCAATACATGCAAGCCCACCTCGACTTTCTCGCGAAAAACGCATCGATGATCAAGGCCGCTGGGCCGCTGCGGCAGAATGAAGACACACCGGCCGGCGGCCTCTGGCTGGTCGACGCGGATGCTCCCGGTGTGGTCGATGAATTGGTCCGGAAGGATCCATTCTGGCCGACTGGCTTGCGCCGCTCGGTGCGCGTACTGACATGGAAGCAGGTCTTCGCCGACGGGTCCCGTCTCGGGACGTGA
- a CDS encoding tyrosine-type recombinase/integrase produces the protein MNTKRRINEAGEQVDYSACDSLQSHVTKLYRDAGIRGGSSHSGRRSFASNLVEQGHDIETAQQLLGHAELDHVRPYLAVSDKKLRQMFCEVL, from the coding sequence ATGAACACCAAGCGCCGCATAAACGAGGCCGGGGAGCAGGTTGATTACTCTGCGTGTGACAGCTTGCAGTCCCACGTCACAAAGCTCTACAGGGATGCGGGGATACGCGGTGGATCGTCCCATTCGGGCCGACGCTCGTTTGCCAGTAACCTCGTTGAGCAAGGCCACGATATTGAAACGGCGCAGCAGCTTCTAGGCCATGCCGAACTGGACCACGTTCGGCCCTATCTGGCCGTGTCCGATAAAAAGCTACGGCAGATGTTTTGCGAAGTGTTATGA
- the vapB gene encoding type II toxin-antitoxin system VapB family antitoxin, with the protein MQTTRVFRNGNSQAVRIPADLAYERSDVELEIERVGDEIRIRPARRPLIGVLKKFARFGPDFMAEGRGEQEQAEREGL; encoded by the coding sequence ATGCAGACGACTCGAGTTTTCAGGAATGGCAACTCTCAGGCCGTTCGTATCCCCGCCGATCTTGCCTATGAGCGCAGCGATGTTGAACTTGAAATTGAGCGCGTAGGTGACGAAATCCGTATTCGCCCTGCCCGCCGACCGCTGATTGGCGTGCTCAAGAAGTTTGCCAGGTTCGGTCCCGACTTCATGGCTGAGGGGCGTGGTGAGCAGGAGCAAGCTGAACGTGAGGGCCTGTAA